In Corythoichthys intestinalis isolate RoL2023-P3 chromosome 4, ASM3026506v1, whole genome shotgun sequence, a genomic segment contains:
- the mrpl51 gene encoding large ribosomal subunit protein mL51, which produces MFAVCGLLRAGVSFCRSAGALLDASRSFSTGTCQHRKMDAMPKPKVVDRWNEKRSMYGVYDNIGILGDFKAHPKDLIIAPVWLKGFQGNELQRLIRKKRMVGNRMMTLEKHNMEKRIRFLYRRFNRYGKHR; this is translated from the exons ATGTTTGCCGTGTGCGGCTTGTTACGAGCTGGAGTTTCTTTCTGTCGGTCGGCGGGTGCTCTGCTGGACGCATCTCGAAGCTTTTCCACCG GTACATGTCAGCACAGAAAGATGGATGCCATGCCCAAGCCCAAAGTGGTAGACAGGTGGAATGAGAAAAGAAGCATGTATGGAGTATATGACAATATAGGAATTTTAG GAGATTTCAAAGCTCACCCCAAAGACCTTATCATCGCCCCCGTTTGGCTGAAGGGTTTCCAGGGCAACGAGCTGCAGCGTCTCATCAGGAAGAAGAGGATGGTGGGAAACCGAATGATGACCCTGGAAAAACACAACATGGAGAAGAGGATCCGCTTCCTCTATAGACGCTTCAACCGTTATGGCAAACATCGCTAA
- the LOC130915376 gene encoding vesicle-associated membrane protein 1-like isoform X2: MSAPDAAAPGAPGAPGADGAAPGGGPPAPPNTSSNRRLQQTQAQVEEVVDIMRVNVDKVLERDQKLSELDDRADALQAGASQFESCAAKLKNKYWWKNCKMMIMMGIIGVIVVGIIFLYFFY, from the exons AT gtccgCCCCAGATGCCGCAGCTCCTGGCGCCCCAGGAGCCCCCGGTGCAGATGGTGCCGCCCCAGGAGGTGGACCTCCTGCACCACCCAACACCTCCAGCAACCGTAGGCTACAGCAAACGCAGGCCCAAGTGGAGGAG GTGGTGGACATCATGAGGGTGAATGTGGACAAGGTTCTGGAACGGGACCAGAAGCTCTCagagctggacgaccgagcggaTGCTCTCCAAGCGGGCGCGTCGCAGTTCGAAAGCTGCGCGGCTAAGCTCAAGAACAAGTACTGGTGGAAGAACTGCAAG ATGATGATTATGATGGGCATCATTGGCGTCATCGTGGTGGGAATAATATTCT TGTACTTCTTCTACTGA
- the LOC130914700 gene encoding uncharacterized protein LOC130914700, translating to MTSAVERFQAALALSPMEEETFSSDSGSSLEFSNIIGDPEEVCAIQPYRFEPYLEEKDMESESSDTDETEPNSQDDHSRLGNTAWCSCECCAVMPTVDECVCCGEQERVREKMEGAGVQCITQHPGFQPVCLNVDVLQTAYYAYRQNYEDQSGNNWKRYTAYRQFVRWVYEFLGRRIRVPLPACVVAQIRTSFPSPEFVGYQPCNPP from the exons atgacgtcagcggtagaacgATTTCAGGCAGCTTTAGCAttgagcccaatggaggaggaaacattttccagcgattctggttcaagtTTGGAATTTTCAAACATAATTGGCGATCCAGAGGAAGTATGTGCCATACAGCCATATAGGTTTGAGCcatatttggaggaaaaagatatGGAATCAGAAAGCAGCGACACAGACGAGACTGAGCCAAACTCCCAGGATGACCACAGCAGACTGGGCAACACTGCATG GTGTTCATGTGAATGCTGTGCAGTGATGCCCACAGTAGATGAGTGCGTTTGCTGTGGTGAACAGGAGCGAGTCAGGGAGAAGATGGAGGGGGCTGGGGTCCAATGTATTACCCAGCACCCTGGATTTCAGCCCGTGTGCCTGAACGTAGACGTCCTTCAGACAGCCTATTATGCCTACAGGCAAAATTATGAGGACCAGTCAGGAAACAA CTGGAAACGTTACACGGCGTATCGCCAGTTTGTGCGCTGGGTGTACGAGTTCCTGGGGCGGAGGATCAGGGTTCCTCTACCAGCCTGTGTGGTCGCGCAGATCAGGACAAGCTTCCCATCACCGGAGTTTGTTGGATACCAACCTTGTAATCCTCCCTAA
- the LOC130915376 gene encoding uncharacterized protein LOC130915376 isoform X1, whose amino-acid sequence MDPRGTSRLTRLAFDGDEAKYKLWETKMLVHFHLIGLKNTVLVGPTTEAERENDQMKNADAYAEMIQLLDDKSLSLIMRDAPNDGRKALKILREYYAGKGKPRIINLYTMLTSLQKGNKESIVDYIIRAETAITALRNAGETMGDGLLIAMVLKGLPESYTPFAVNVAHTDENMTFVEFKTKLRSFGETEELYRVMKTQARASKQTTKANARDQELVCFKCGIKGHRAKSCRQQTWCSRCKTDTHKDATCRHKDKPDRARKTAEDGDHDVAFEMMIMMGIIGVIVVGIIFLYFFY is encoded by the exons ATGGATCCACGAGGAACAAGTAGGTTGACTCGACTGGCATTTGACGGAGATGAAGCTAAATATAAACTGTGGGAAACTAAAATGCTGGTACATTTTCATCTAATCGGGCTAAAGAACACAGTGCTGGTAGGACCAACCACTGAAGCCGAGAGAGAAAATGATCAAATGAAAAATGCGGACGCCTATGCTGAAATGATACAACTTCTTGATGATAAAAGCCTCTCGTTAATAATGAGAGATGCGCCAAATGATGGAAGAAAAGctctgaaaatattaagagaataTTATGCTGGGAAGGGAAAACCCAGGATTATAAATTTGTACACCATGCTAACATCTCTTCAAAAGGGAAACAAAGAAAGCATAGTGGACTACATAATAAGAGCTGAGACCGCCATCACAGCATTGCGAAATGCAGGTGAAACAATGGGAGATGGTCTACTTATCGCAATGGTCTTGAAGGGGCTGCCAGAAAGTTACACGCCATTTGCAGTTAATGTGGCGCATACCGATGAGAACATGACATTTGTTGAATTCAAAACCAAACTCCGAAGTTTTGGAGAAACTGAAGAATTATACAGAGTGATGAAGACTCAAGCAAGAGCTTCAAAGCAAACCACAAAAGCAAACGCTCGTGACCAAGAGTTGGTGTGCTTCAAATGTGGGATCAAAGGCCACCGTGCGAAATCATGTCGACAACAGACATGGTGTAGTCGTTGCAAAACTGACACGCACAAAGACGCCACTTGCAGACACAAGGACAAACCGGACAGAGCGAGAAAAACTGCTGAAGATGGAGATCATGACGTCGCGTTCGAG ATGATGATTATGATGGGCATCATTGGCGTCATCGTGGTGGGAATAATATTCT TGTACTTCTTCTACTGA